AGGAACTGAAAGCCCAAAATATAAAGAAAGAGAGTATAAGCAAGGTAGAATTTAGAAAACTCTGCAGAGAGTATGCACAAAAGTTTGTGGAGATTCAGAAAGAGGAGTTTAAGAGGCTCGGCATAATAGGAGATTGGGAAAAACCTTACCTTACTATGGATCCTTCGTATGAGGCTGAGGAAATAAGAGAGCTTGGAAGGCTCTTCAAAAAAGGTATAGTGGTCAAAAGCAAAAAGCCGGTATATTGGTGTATCTATGATAAAACTGCTGAAGCTGAGGCTGAAGTGGAATATTACGAAAGAAAGGATCCAAGCATATACGTCAAGCTTCCCATAAAAGACCAAAAAAATACCTATTTGGTAATTTGGACAACAACGCCTTGGACATTACCTGCTAACATGGGTGTAATGGTAGGTGAAGAGTTTACCTACGTTCACTACAAAGTAGGTGAAGATACATATATAGTAGCTGAAAAGCTCCTTGAAAATTTTGAGAGTATTACCCGATTAGAGGGGATTATCACAAAGAAGGTAAAGGGTAAAGAACTCGTTGGGCTTCTCTATAAGAGACCATACACTGATGGTGAGGGGAGGGTTTATCCTTCTGAGTTTGTGGAGCTAAATGCAGGTACGGGGATAGTACATATGGCACCAGGTCACGGTAGAGAGGACTACATAGTAGGTTTGAGATACAACCTTGAACCCTTTTCACCCGTTGATGACGAAGGTAGATTTACCGACGAAGCACCACTCTTTTTGAGAGGTAAAAAAGTCTTTGACGCAAACGAGCTTATAATAGATGACCTCAAAAGTAGAGGACTTTTGCTTTACGAAGAAGTAATTACACACTCCTATCCTCACTGCTGGAGATGTAAAAATCCCGTCATATTCAGAGCAACTCCTCAGTGGTTTATAAGCATGGAAGGAAAAGTAAACACCAAGACTCTTAGAGAGTTAGCCATTGAAGAGATAAGCAAGGTAAGGTGGATCCCAGCTTACGGAGAAAATAGAATAAAGTCCATGGTAGAGACAAGACCAGATTGGTGCATATCAAGGCAGAGATACTGGGGAGTACCTATAACCGTCTTTTATTGTAAAAATTGCGGCAATGTTGTTGCGGATGAAAAAGTGCTTGAACATATAGCTATGCTTGTGGAAAAACATCCAAAAGGCACCGATCTATGGTTTGAGTTAAGTGAAAAAGATCTACTGCCAGAAGATTACAAATGCCCTCACTGCGGATCTGAGGAATTTGTAAAAGAAGAGGACATACTTGATGTGTGGTTTGATTCGGGAGTATCTCACGCCTGCGTACTTAAAAAACGAGGTATACTCACAGCTGACATGTATCTTGAGGGTTCGGATCAGCATAGAGGATGGTTTCAATCTTCCCTTCTTGAGGCTGTTGCTTCTTACGGAAAAGCACCATACAAAGCTGTGTTGACACATGGCTTTACCGTTGATGAGCAGGGTAGAAAGATGTCAAAGTCTTTGGGAAACGTGATATCACCTCAAGAGATTATAACCAAATACGGATCTGATATATTGAGACTTTGGGTGGTCTCTGAAGACTACACTGAAGACATAAAGCTTGGAAAGTCCATACTTGAGAGAGTAGTAGAGGACTATAAAAAGATAAGAAATACTTTGAGATTCTTGCTTGCAAATCTTTACGACTTTACACCAGACAAGGTTGTACCTTACGATCAACTACACCACTTTGACAGATGGATGATCTCTTACTTACAGACAGTATTGGAAAACATACATAGATTTTATAAAGAATACGCCTTTCACAGAGTTTATCACCTTATCAGGAACTTTTGCAGTGTGGAGCTTTCAAGCCTTTACCTTGATGTCCTAAAAGACAGACTCTACACTTACGCACCCAATGCCTGGGAAAGGAGATCCGCACAGACAGTCCTTTACGAACTTCTCAAGTCCCTAACCACAAGTATTGCACCTTTTCTTAGCTTTACCGCCGAAGAGATGTGGGAACACATGCGTAACATAGACAGTAGTCTCCCTGAAAGTGTTTTCCTTAGCCAGATACCAAAGCCGAGAAATGATCTTGTGAATGAAGAGCTGATGAGAGATTACGAAATACTTTCTAAGATAAGGGATGACGTCTTGAGTGCTATAGAGCTTGCAAGAAGAGATAAGCATATAAGCCACCCTTACGAAGCTAAGGTCTTTCTTTGGGGAGAAGCAAAACTGATAAAGCTTGTAGAAAAGTACGAGGATTACATAAAGTTCTACCTAACTGTCAGTCAAGTACAGCTAAAAGAAGGAGGAAAGTACAGACTGCCCGGAAATAGCGCCTTAGGTTTACATGTGGGAGTAGAGAAAGCATCGGGAAGAAAGTGTCCCAGATGCTGGATGTATTACAAAGAGGATGAATTCGTTGGAGAGCTATGTCAAAGGTGCGCCGGTGCTGTAGCTAAAATGAGTCAGGAGGTATAAATTATAATGTTTTGGAGGTTGATATGCGACATGAAGGTGTACCTATTATAGATATGCTCAAACAGGAGGAAGGTTCTATACTTGTCTTTTCACA
This genomic interval from Hydrogenobacter sp. contains the following:
- the ileS gene encoding isoleucine--tRNA ligase, which gives rise to MRDYKDTLNLPRTDFPMKANLPEREPLVLKRWEDLYQKIETLTVSRPLYVLHDGPPYANGNIHIGHALNKVLKDVINKYMLMCGFRIHYVPGWDCHGLPIEQQVEKELKAQNIKKESISKVEFRKLCREYAQKFVEIQKEEFKRLGIIGDWEKPYLTMDPSYEAEEIRELGRLFKKGIVVKSKKPVYWCIYDKTAEAEAEVEYYERKDPSIYVKLPIKDQKNTYLVIWTTTPWTLPANMGVMVGEEFTYVHYKVGEDTYIVAEKLLENFESITRLEGIITKKVKGKELVGLLYKRPYTDGEGRVYPSEFVELNAGTGIVHMAPGHGREDYIVGLRYNLEPFSPVDDEGRFTDEAPLFLRGKKVFDANELIIDDLKSRGLLLYEEVITHSYPHCWRCKNPVIFRATPQWFISMEGKVNTKTLRELAIEEISKVRWIPAYGENRIKSMVETRPDWCISRQRYWGVPITVFYCKNCGNVVADEKVLEHIAMLVEKHPKGTDLWFELSEKDLLPEDYKCPHCGSEEFVKEEDILDVWFDSGVSHACVLKKRGILTADMYLEGSDQHRGWFQSSLLEAVASYGKAPYKAVLTHGFTVDEQGRKMSKSLGNVISPQEIITKYGSDILRLWVVSEDYTEDIKLGKSILERVVEDYKKIRNTLRFLLANLYDFTPDKVVPYDQLHHFDRWMISYLQTVLENIHRFYKEYAFHRVYHLIRNFCSVELSSLYLDVLKDRLYTYAPNAWERRSAQTVLYELLKSLTTSIAPFLSFTAEEMWEHMRNIDSSLPESVFLSQIPKPRNDLVNEELMRDYEILSKIRDDVLSAIELARRDKHISHPYEAKVFLWGEAKLIKLVEKYEDYIKFYLTVSQVQLKEGGKYRLPGNSALGLHVGVEKASGRKCPRCWMYYKEDEFVGELCQRCAGAVAKMSQEV